The genomic DNA TCACTCGCCGAAGACGTGGTGCAGTCGACGTGGCTCGCGCTCGTGCGAGGGCACGAGCGGATCGCGGACGGCCGGGCGGTCTCCGGCTGGCTCACCGTCACCGCGCGCCGTGAAGCGTGGCGCGTGAGCAAGGGCCACCGACGAGCGGATGCCACGGCTGACGATCTGCTCGAGCCGATGCTTCCACCACAGGAATCGGCCGAGGACGAGGTCGCGGCATCCGATGAGGCTCGGCGCATCTGGACCGCCGTCGGCACGCTCGACGAACGCTGCCGGCGCCTGCTGCGCATCGTGGCCTTCGACGACCGACCGGACTACGCCTCGATCGCCACCGATCTCGACATGCCGATCGGCAGCATCGGCCCGACTCGCAGACGATGCCTCGTGAAGCTGCGCACCGAGCTGGTGCGCACGGGGCTCGCACCGGCCGAGGGAGGTCATGATGAGCCGCTCGGATGAAGAGTTGTTCGCGCTTCTGCGCACAGCGATCGACGAGATCGACCCGATGCCGCAAGGCCTCGTCGACCGCACGATCGCCGCAGTCGCGGTCGCTGATGTCTCGCGCGAGTACGCGCTGCTGACGCTGATGGAGAATGCGCACGCAGCCGTTCGCGGCGACAGCGACACGACCACGCTGCAGTTCAGCGACGGTGCAGCAAGCATCGTGCTGCACATCAGCCGCACGGCGAGCGGTCGG from Microbacterium profundi includes the following:
- a CDS encoding RNA polymerase sigma factor, which codes for MTDASPAGAVSDGSARWERAADLFADWRSGDRRAMDDLVRLMTPVLWHVVRAYGLERSLAEDVVQSTWLALVRGHERIADGRAVSGWLTVTARREAWRVSKGHRRADATADDLLEPMLPPQESAEDEVAASDEARRIWTAVGTLDERCRRLLRIVAFDDRPDYASIATDLDMPIGSIGPTRRRCLVKLRTELVRTGLAPAEGGHDEPLG